The following are encoded together in the Deinococcus soli (ex Cha et al. 2016) genome:
- the ddrC gene encoding DNA damage response protein DdrC codes for MKNVPLTLDFGTVRLPVSADGLLHAAAALTQLGVPADAHGTTLAAHDFSPDSADFGAGPEDALSVPAFTTLCFALDTTQARRWRKRAQELLTRALQGDVRLAASIAERNPDPEARRWLAARLDSTHARRELMSTVARHGGAGNVFGQLGSISNRSVLGTDSATIRRERGVKHTRDGLSSTELLRLAYLDAATARAIQERGAHGNAAILRVHEHLARHERQGWHGAQPPQAG; via the coding sequence GTGAAGAACGTACCCCTGACCCTCGATTTCGGCACCGTCCGGCTGCCCGTCAGCGCGGACGGACTCCTCCACGCAGCGGCGGCCCTGACGCAGCTGGGCGTCCCCGCCGACGCGCACGGCACGACCCTCGCCGCCCACGACTTCAGCCCCGACAGCGCCGACTTCGGCGCCGGCCCGGAAGACGCCCTGAGCGTCCCCGCGTTCACCACCCTGTGCTTCGCGCTGGACACCACCCAGGCCCGCCGCTGGCGTAAGCGGGCGCAGGAACTCCTGACCCGCGCCCTGCAGGGCGACGTGCGCCTCGCCGCCAGTATCGCCGAACGCAACCCCGACCCCGAAGCGCGCCGCTGGCTGGCCGCCCGCCTGGACAGCACCCACGCCCGCCGGGAACTCATGAGCACCGTCGCGCGGCACGGCGGCGCCGGGAACGTGTTCGGCCAGCTGGGTAGCATCAGCAACCGCAGCGTTCTGGGCACCGACAGCGCCACCATCCGCCGCGAACGCGGCGTGAAGCACACCCGCGACGGCCTGAGCAGCACCGAACTGCTGCGCCTGGCGTACCTCGACGCCGCCACCGCCCGCGCCATCCAGGAACGCGGCGCGCACGGCAACGCCGCCATCCTCCGCGTGCACGAGCACCTCGCGCGGCACGAACGGCAGGGCTGGCACGGCGCACAGCCTCCCCAGGCCGGGTAA
- a CDS encoding LptF/LptG family permease yields MKTFERYVLSEIAPLLFGALAAVIALLVVASLERYLAPLLAKGAPPLLVARLLALNVPEAAARALPIALMFAVLLGLSRLAADSEIKSALAAGIPATRLYRPVLILGGVVTALAFALGEGLVPRAQTQIREVQQQIVLANPRVLGLGEQNVVLRDALGRAISIGQILPGGELRDLRIVTMQDGLPPREVITAREGRLIPGSTTLTLKGGQRVTYQDARPVTILSFETGTLPLQDTGTDLGSAAQARPVNDPLPVLWNRLSTYRTQGIQAPAEFTALHQKFAAPLAALALAFFGVSLAVFSFRSGRNVGFVWALMLTFAYYATYSVFNVMGEKGALPGAVAAYAPDLVAVLAGSLLLWLSARR; encoded by the coding sequence CTGAAGACCTTCGAACGCTACGTCCTCTCGGAGATCGCGCCGCTGCTGTTCGGCGCGCTGGCCGCCGTGATCGCCCTGCTGGTCGTCGCCAGCCTGGAACGCTACCTCGCGCCGCTGCTCGCCAAGGGCGCGCCGCCCCTCCTGGTCGCGCGGCTGCTCGCCCTGAACGTCCCCGAGGCCGCCGCCCGCGCCCTGCCCATCGCCCTGATGTTCGCCGTGCTGCTAGGGCTCTCGCGCCTGGCCGCCGACAGTGAGATCAAGAGCGCCCTGGCCGCCGGCATTCCCGCCACGCGCCTCTACCGCCCCGTGCTGATTCTCGGCGGGGTCGTCACCGCGCTCGCCTTCGCGCTCGGCGAGGGCCTCGTGCCCCGCGCACAGACGCAGATCCGGGAAGTGCAGCAGCAGATCGTCCTCGCCAACCCCCGCGTCCTGGGTCTCGGCGAGCAGAACGTCGTCCTGCGCGACGCGCTGGGCCGCGCCATCAGCATCGGGCAGATCCTCCCCGGCGGGGAACTGCGCGACCTGCGCATCGTCACCATGCAAGACGGCCTGCCCCCCCGCGAGGTCATCACCGCCCGCGAAGGCCGCCTCATCCCCGGCAGCACCACCCTCACCCTGAAAGGCGGGCAGCGCGTCACGTACCAGGACGCCCGGCCCGTCACCATCCTCAGCTTCGAGACCGGCACCCTGCCCCTTCAGGACACCGGCACCGACCTCGGCAGCGCCGCGCAGGCCCGGCCCGTTAACGACCCCCTGCCCGTCCTGTGGAACCGCCTGAGCACCTACCGCACCCAGGGCATCCAGGCGCCCGCCGAGTTCACCGCGCTGCACCAGAAATTCGCCGCGCCCCTCGCTGCCCTGGCCCTGGCGTTCTTCGGCGTCAGCCTCGCCGTGTTCAGCTTCCGCTCGGGCCGCAACGTCGGCTTCGTCTGGGCCCTCATGCTGACCTTTGCGTACTACGCCACGTACAGCGTCTTCAACGTCATGGGCGAGAAGGGCGCCCTGCCCGGTGCCGTCGCCGCGTACGCCCCCGATCTCGTCGCCGTCCTCGCAGGCAGCCTGCTGCTCTGGCTCAGCGCCCGCCGGTAA
- a CDS encoding acetate--CoA ligase, with product MTDAPRPDRWFVPQSVLRRLQGNPDADIEAARRDPDAFWLDQARSFEWTKVPTTGLTWDRPHMQWFADGETNVTLSALDRHARGEARTRAALIWLSETEEAQVITYGMLHERVERTAAGLRALGVTAGDRVVIYMPLTPEGVIAMLACARLGAVHSVVYAGLGVGALRDRITDAGARVVITADVGYRRGKLVDLYAIASEAIADLGGVEHLVLWERIKTYQREHDARTVPWESLFTHGRAGAVPVNAEHPLYVLYTSGSTGKPKGVIHTHGGYMVASTYHLGQLFDVRAGDVFFCTSDIGWIVGHSYIVYAPLAAGATVLFREGAPDFPDPGVFWRTVERYGVNVLFTAPTALRLFMKLGPDVLKGHDLSSLRVIACAGEALNPEAWRWAQEHLAGGLEEGAHAVVIDHWWQTELGAPILGTHPRWPARPGFVGRPLAGVDADVVDEQGHSLPDGVQGHLVLRRPTPGMMRGIHGNPDKYAQVWTENPAGYLSGDLAVRDEHGYISILGRADDVLNVAGHRIGSADVEDALVAHPAVAEAAVIGVPDDLKGESIVAHVILRRGFEDQVGRGLRASISEHVRRELGPIATPGEIRVVTALPKTRSGKIMRRVLRAQALGQDPGDLTTLEG from the coding sequence ATGACGGATGCCCCACGCCCCGACCGCTGGTTCGTACCCCAGTCCGTGCTGCGCCGCCTTCAGGGCAACCCCGACGCTGACATCGAGGCCGCCCGGCGCGACCCGGACGCCTTCTGGCTGGACCAGGCCCGCAGCTTCGAGTGGACGAAAGTGCCCACGACCGGCCTGACCTGGGACCGCCCGCACATGCAGTGGTTCGCGGACGGCGAGACGAACGTCACCCTCAGCGCCCTAGACCGCCACGCACGCGGCGAGGCCCGCACGCGCGCGGCGCTGATCTGGCTGTCGGAAACCGAGGAGGCGCAGGTCATCACGTACGGCATGCTGCACGAACGGGTCGAGCGGACCGCCGCCGGGCTGCGCGCGCTGGGCGTGACCGCAGGCGACCGCGTGGTGATCTACATGCCCCTGACCCCAGAGGGCGTGATCGCCATGCTGGCCTGCGCGCGGCTCGGCGCGGTGCATTCGGTCGTGTACGCGGGCCTGGGCGTGGGCGCGCTACGCGACCGCATCACGGACGCTGGGGCGCGCGTCGTCATCACGGCCGACGTCGGGTACCGGCGCGGGAAACTCGTGGACCTGTACGCCATCGCCTCGGAGGCCATCGCGGATCTGGGCGGCGTGGAGCACCTCGTGCTGTGGGAACGCATCAAGACCTACCAGCGCGAACACGACGCCCGCACCGTCCCCTGGGAGAGCCTCTTCACGCACGGGCGCGCCGGGGCCGTCCCCGTGAACGCCGAACATCCCCTGTACGTGCTGTACACATCCGGCAGCACCGGGAAACCCAAGGGCGTCATCCACACGCACGGCGGGTACATGGTCGCCAGCACCTACCACCTCGGGCAACTGTTCGACGTGCGGGCCGGGGACGTGTTCTTCTGCACCAGCGACATCGGCTGGATCGTCGGGCACAGCTACATCGTGTACGCGCCGCTGGCCGCCGGGGCGACCGTCCTCTTCCGCGAGGGCGCCCCGGACTTCCCGGACCCCGGCGTGTTCTGGCGCACGGTCGAGCGCTACGGCGTGAACGTGCTGTTCACCGCGCCCACCGCGCTGCGCCTGTTCATGAAACTCGGCCCCGACGTCCTGAAGGGGCACGACCTGAGCAGCCTGCGCGTGATCGCCTGCGCGGGCGAGGCCCTGAACCCGGAGGCGTGGCGCTGGGCGCAGGAGCACCTCGCCGGAGGCCTGGAGGAGGGCGCGCACGCCGTCGTCATCGACCACTGGTGGCAGACGGAACTGGGTGCGCCGATCCTGGGCACCCACCCACGCTGGCCCGCCCGGCCCGGCTTCGTGGGCCGCCCCCTGGCGGGCGTGGACGCCGACGTGGTCGACGAGCAGGGCCACAGCCTCCCCGACGGCGTTCAGGGACACCTCGTGCTGCGCCGACCCACGCCCGGCATGATGCGCGGCATTCACGGTAACCCCGACAAGTACGCGCAGGTCTGGACCGAGAACCCCGCCGGGTACCTGTCCGGGGACCTCGCCGTGCGGGACGAGCACGGGTACATCAGCATCCTGGGCCGCGCGGACGACGTGCTGAACGTCGCCGGGCACCGCATCGGCAGCGCGGATGTCGAGGACGCCCTGGTCGCCCACCCCGCCGTCGCGGAGGCCGCCGTGATCGGCGTGCCTGACGACCTGAAAGGCGAGAGTATCGTCGCGCACGTGATCCTGCGCCGCGGCTTCGAGGATCAGGTCGGGCGGGGCCTGCGCGCCAGCATCAGCGAACACGTCCGGCGCGAACTCGGCCCCATCGCCACGCCCGGCGAGATCCGCGTCGTCACGGCCCTGCCCAAGACCCGCAGCGGGAAGATCATGCGCCGCGTCCTGCGCGCCCAGGCGCTCGGGCAGGACCCCGGCGACCTCACCACCCTGGAAGGCTAG
- the der gene encoding ribosome biogenesis GTPase Der: protein MHKVAIVGRPNVGKSSLFNRLIGRREAVVADFPGVTRDAKEGLMLYHNHRITLIDTGGLWSGDEWEDAIRQKAEWAMEGAQAIIFVLDPREGLSAADYEVTDWLRRLNKPVIIAANKIDSPKHEVYMAELWGLGFGEPVAISAEHARGLDDLLDRVMEHLPEDTEDVPEIAPIRISLIGRPNVGKSSLLNAITQTDRAIVADQPGTTRDSLDVEWDYGGQRFVLVDTAGIRKKPDTAIEDYAIQRSQAAIERSDLIWLVLNAGELGDHELKLANLAYDSGKPVIVVVNKWDLVPDEDLKRVEKELNQKLNHISYAPRVYTSAINEYGIHDMLAEAMKLHEKWQSRIPTSELNRWLEVWQMRQAVPNFHGKKLKMYFMTQVETAPPTFAIFCNRADFVTRAYEGFLQNRIREDLQLAGIPVRLKWKEKGPYKREKKNEAAE from the coding sequence ATGCATAAAGTCGCCATCGTCGGCCGACCCAACGTCGGCAAGTCCAGCCTGTTCAACCGCCTCATCGGCCGCCGCGAGGCCGTCGTCGCCGACTTCCCCGGCGTCACCCGCGACGCGAAAGAAGGCCTGATGCTGTACCACAACCACCGCATCACCCTGATCGACACCGGGGGCCTCTGGAGCGGGGACGAGTGGGAAGACGCCATCCGCCAGAAGGCCGAGTGGGCCATGGAAGGCGCGCAGGCCATCATCTTCGTGCTCGACCCCCGCGAAGGCCTGTCCGCCGCCGACTACGAGGTCACCGACTGGCTGCGCCGCCTGAACAAACCCGTGATCATCGCCGCGAACAAGATCGACAGCCCCAAGCACGAGGTCTACATGGCCGAACTGTGGGGCCTGGGCTTCGGGGAACCCGTCGCCATCAGCGCCGAGCACGCCCGCGGCCTCGACGACCTGCTCGACCGCGTCATGGAGCACCTGCCCGAGGACACCGAGGACGTCCCCGAGATCGCGCCCATCCGCATCAGCCTGATCGGCCGACCGAACGTCGGCAAGAGCAGCCTCCTGAACGCCATCACCCAGACCGACCGCGCCATCGTCGCCGACCAGCCCGGCACTACCCGCGACAGCCTGGACGTCGAATGGGACTACGGCGGGCAGCGCTTCGTGCTCGTGGACACCGCCGGGATCCGCAAGAAACCCGATACCGCCATTGAGGACTACGCCATCCAGCGCTCACAGGCCGCCATCGAACGCAGCGACCTGATCTGGCTGGTGCTGAACGCCGGGGAGCTCGGCGATCACGAACTGAAACTCGCGAACCTCGCGTACGACAGCGGCAAACCCGTCATCGTGGTCGTGAACAAGTGGGACCTCGTGCCCGACGAGGACCTCAAACGCGTCGAAAAGGAACTGAACCAGAAACTCAACCACATCAGCTACGCGCCGCGCGTGTACACCAGCGCCATCAACGAGTACGGCATTCACGACATGCTCGCCGAGGCCATGAAACTCCACGAGAAATGGCAGAGCCGCATCCCAACCAGCGAACTCAACCGCTGGCTGGAAGTCTGGCAGATGCGTCAGGCCGTCCCGAACTTCCACGGGAAGAAACTCAAGATGTACTTCATGACCCAGGTGGAAACCGCGCCCCCCACCTTCGCAATCTTCTGCAACCGCGCCGACTTCGTCACCCGCGCGTACGAAGGCTTCCTGCAAAACCGCATCCGCGAGGACCTGCAACTCGCCGGGATTCCCGTCCGCCTGAAATGGAAGGAAAAAGGCCCCTACAAACGCGAGAAGAAAAACGAAGCCGCCGAGTAA
- a CDS encoding class I SAM-dependent RNA methyltransferase, with amino-acid sequence MSDALLTLEIEKLVAGGLGLARDESGVVLVRGALPGEQVTARVRSGKGVRQGVTVDVLRRSPDRVDGPDLPTADLAHASYEAQLGFKRAFVEEALSRIAKVRHGVAATVPSPQEWGYRNTAQYLVTPQGLAYRERRGSDPLVVRADPLVMPEIQAVLDRIDPERLDPATEVAFRASRLTGEVVAAVIGAGEPKAFLRASDHLMEAGVVGVSLAQPAGRRFSAGVRLIAGEGEITEQFGEVQVRVSATGFAQVNPEAAGLAYRRATQLAGEGEHAVDLYGGAGAIGRHLAKHFRRVTVLDSSAEALARGRQDVANTGEGNVTFRNGDAARFSELGTDVIVVDPPRAGLEEAARDHIHASTADRLVYVSCDPATWARDVGDLVRRGWKLGEVVPHDFYPQTSHVEIVSVLNR; translated from the coding sequence ATGTCGGACGCACTGCTTACGCTGGAAATTGAGAAACTTGTAGCCGGGGGGCTGGGGCTGGCCCGGGACGAGTCCGGCGTGGTGCTGGTCCGGGGGGCGCTGCCGGGTGAGCAGGTCACGGCGCGGGTGCGCAGCGGGAAGGGCGTGCGCCAGGGCGTGACGGTGGATGTGCTGCGCCGCAGCCCGGACCGTGTGGACGGCCCGGACCTGCCCACGGCGGATCTGGCGCACGCGAGTTACGAGGCGCAATTGGGCTTCAAGCGGGCGTTCGTGGAGGAGGCCCTGAGCCGCATCGCGAAGGTGCGGCATGGGGTGGCGGCGACGGTGCCCAGCCCGCAGGAGTGGGGCTACCGGAACACCGCGCAGTACCTCGTGACCCCGCAGGGTCTGGCGTACCGCGAGCGGCGCGGCAGCGACCCGCTGGTGGTGCGCGCAGACCCGCTGGTGATGCCGGAGATTCAGGCGGTGCTGGACCGCATCGATCCCGAGCGGCTGGACCCGGCGACCGAGGTGGCGTTCCGTGCCAGTCGCCTGACGGGCGAGGTGGTGGCGGCGGTGATCGGCGCGGGGGAACCGAAGGCGTTCCTGCGTGCCAGTGATCACCTGATGGAGGCCGGGGTGGTGGGCGTGAGCCTGGCGCAGCCGGCGGGTCGGCGGTTCAGTGCGGGCGTGCGCCTGATCGCGGGTGAGGGGGAGATCACCGAGCAGTTCGGGGAGGTGCAGGTGCGGGTGTCCGCGACGGGTTTCGCGCAGGTGAACCCGGAGGCGGCGGGTCTCGCGTACCGCCGGGCGACGCAGCTGGCCGGTGAGGGCGAGCACGCGGTGGACCTGTACGGCGGGGCGGGCGCGATCGGTCGTCACCTTGCGAAGCACTTCCGGCGGGTGACGGTGCTGGATTCGTCGGCGGAGGCGCTGGCGCGTGGGCGGCAGGACGTGGCGAACACCGGCGAGGGGAACGTGACGTTCCGCAACGGGGACGCGGCGCGCTTCAGCGAGCTGGGCACGGACGTGATCGTGGTGGACCCGCCGCGCGCGGGGCTGGAGGAGGCGGCGCGGGATCACATTCACGCGAGTACCGCCGACCGGCTGGTGTACGTGTCGTGCGATCCGGCGACGTGGGCGCGGGACGTGGGGGATCTGGTGCGGCGCGGCTGGAAGCTGGGTGAGGTGGTCCCGCATGACTTCTACCCGCAGACGAGTCACGTGGAGATCGTGAGTGTCCTGAACCGCTGA
- a CDS encoding LptF/LptG family permease has translation MPSLLIRLVLAEVTRWYAAGVALFLALQLTDALSSTVANLITYKPALSTAAGAFLSLAPSFLNRSLVLAVPFAILLALARMQSDNELKAISAGGVPPLRLVWPIALPFLLVAAITYANANQFAPQGMARWWNTWYGVYNMTPPPPEQLRYTYAPPGALYYAGKVITPPGSDEAQLQGVMVQRGQTILTASTGTWNTRTRTWTLLAPWETRPGQPPRALTGPVTVPQTDRLRPAIIEVEQTTTSVLRARAADPGLPGTDRREAAFTVAQRTADPVTPIIFALAAGALGLLLRNRAAAFGAVLVFLVGFYALWTTMPGLARAGAVQPDLAAWTPNIAFLILAAALAWRLR, from the coding sequence GTGCCGTCACTCCTGATCCGCCTCGTTCTGGCCGAGGTCACGCGCTGGTACGCGGCGGGCGTCGCGCTGTTCCTCGCGCTGCAACTCACGGACGCCCTGAGCAGCACCGTCGCCAACCTCATCACGTACAAACCCGCCCTGAGCACCGCCGCCGGAGCCTTCCTGAGCCTCGCGCCCAGCTTCCTGAACCGCAGCCTCGTGCTCGCCGTGCCGTTCGCGATCCTGCTGGCGCTGGCACGCATGCAGAGCGACAACGAACTCAAGGCCATCAGCGCCGGGGGTGTGCCCCCCCTGCGGCTCGTGTGGCCCATCGCGCTGCCGTTCCTGCTCGTCGCGGCCATCACGTACGCGAACGCCAACCAGTTCGCGCCGCAGGGCATGGCCCGCTGGTGGAACACCTGGTACGGCGTGTACAACATGACCCCCCCACCCCCCGAACAGCTGCGCTACACCTACGCCCCGCCCGGCGCGCTGTACTACGCCGGGAAGGTCATCACGCCGCCCGGCAGCGACGAGGCGCAGCTGCAGGGCGTCATGGTGCAGCGCGGGCAGACCATCCTGACCGCCAGCACCGGCACCTGGAACACCCGCACGCGCACCTGGACGCTGCTGGCCCCCTGGGAGACCCGCCCCGGCCAGCCCCCCCGCGCCCTGACCGGACCGGTCACCGTGCCGCAGACCGACCGCCTGCGCCCCGCCATCATCGAGGTGGAACAGACCACCACCTCGGTCCTGCGGGCCCGGGCTGCCGACCCCGGCCTGCCCGGCACCGACCGCCGCGAGGCCGCGTTTACCGTCGCGCAGCGTACCGCCGACCCCGTCACGCCCATCATCTTCGCGCTGGCCGCCGGGGCGCTGGGCCTGCTGCTGCGCAACCGCGCCGCGGCGTTCGGCGCGGTGCTGGTGTTCCTGGTGGGGTTCTACGCCCTGTGGACGACCATGCCCGGCCTGGCGCGCGCCGGGGCAGTGCAGCCCGACCTGGCCGCCTGGACGCCGAACATCGCGTTCCTGATCCTCGCCGCCGCGCTCGCCTGGAGGCTCCGGTGA
- the pta gene encoding phosphate acetyltransferase gives MKTLFVAPTRNGVGLSSTALGLTRALERQGLKVAFLKPIAQTHELSTDDSVHFARALAHLSVPDPIALALAEEQLSHGGEEDLMESVVALAQEVTQGGADVLIAEGLALNERNTYAGALNASLARNLQADTVLVSSLAGVTPGELADELEIAAQAYRRSDGSGLSGYVLNFAPPGLDYGTLMAELRSRSRVLASGELPLLGVVSQSVGLNAPRTLDIARHLRADVVNEGEASVRRVTSTVVTARTVPRMAHLFVPGALVVTPGDREDVIMAAALSHLSGVPLAGLMFTSGSGPEDSIERLCRAALGSTLPVLRVNTNSFETASRLSRLDARVPHDDPQRMDRMLDFIADRLDTVPLGTRLRAPLDGERRLPPSAFRYELIQKARAAAKRIVLPEGDEPRTVKAAIRCVEKGIARPVLLARPERVRQVAEGQGLTLPEGLEILDPDTIRALYVAPMVELRKSKGLTAPQAEAQLEDTVVLGTMMLALGEVDGLVSGAIHTTANTVRPALQLIKTAPGSKLVSSVFFMLMPEQVLVYGDAAINPNPNAEELADIAIQSADSARAFGITPRVAMLSYSTGESGSGEDVEKVKAATALVRERRPDLLVDGPMQYDAASVLSVGQQKAPGSPVAGRATVFIFPDLNTGNTTYKAVQRAAGVVAVGPMLQGLRKPVNDLSRGALVDDIVYTIALTAIQATQVSGADS, from the coding sequence ATGAAAACGCTCTTCGTCGCCCCGACCCGCAACGGCGTGGGCCTGAGCAGCACCGCGCTGGGCCTCACCCGGGCGCTGGAACGGCAGGGCCTGAAGGTCGCGTTCCTGAAACCCATCGCGCAGACGCACGAGCTGAGTACCGACGACAGCGTGCATTTCGCGCGGGCGCTGGCGCACCTGAGCGTGCCCGACCCGATCGCGCTGGCGCTGGCCGAGGAGCAGCTCAGCCACGGAGGCGAGGAGGACCTGATGGAGAGCGTCGTGGCGCTCGCGCAGGAGGTCACGCAGGGGGGCGCGGACGTCCTGATCGCCGAGGGGCTGGCGCTGAACGAACGCAACACGTACGCCGGGGCGCTGAACGCCAGCCTCGCGCGGAACCTCCAGGCGGACACGGTGCTCGTGTCCAGTCTGGCTGGGGTCACGCCGGGCGAACTGGCCGATGAGCTGGAGATTGCCGCGCAGGCGTACCGGCGCAGCGACGGCTCGGGCCTCAGCGGGTACGTGCTGAACTTTGCCCCGCCGGGCCTGGATTACGGCACGCTGATGGCGGAGCTGCGCTCGCGCAGCCGCGTGCTGGCCAGCGGGGAACTGCCGCTGCTGGGCGTGGTGTCACAGTCGGTGGGCCTGAACGCGCCGCGCACGCTGGACATCGCGCGGCACCTGCGCGCCGACGTGGTGAACGAGGGTGAGGCCAGCGTGCGCCGCGTGACGAGCACCGTCGTCACGGCCCGCACGGTGCCGCGCATGGCGCACCTGTTCGTGCCGGGCGCGCTGGTCGTCACGCCCGGCGACCGCGAGGACGTCATCATGGCCGCCGCGCTGTCGCACCTCAGCGGCGTGCCGCTGGCGGGGCTGATGTTCACGTCCGGTAGCGGCCCCGAGGACAGCATCGAGCGGCTGTGCCGCGCCGCGCTGGGCAGCACCCTGCCCGTCCTGCGGGTGAACACGAATTCCTTCGAGACGGCCTCGCGCCTCTCGCGGCTGGACGCCCGCGTGCCACACGACGACCCGCAGCGCATGGACCGCATGCTGGACTTCATCGCCGACCGGCTGGACACCGTGCCGCTCGGCACGCGCCTGCGCGCCCCGCTGGACGGCGAGCGCCGCCTGCCGCCCAGCGCGTTCCGCTACGAACTCATCCAGAAGGCCCGCGCGGCCGCCAAACGCATCGTGCTGCCCGAGGGGGACGAGCCGCGCACCGTGAAGGCCGCGATCCGCTGCGTCGAGAAGGGCATCGCGCGCCCCGTGCTGCTCGCCAGGCCCGAGCGGGTGCGGCAGGTGGCCGAGGGGCAGGGCCTCACGCTGCCCGAGGGGCTGGAGATTCTGGACCCGGACACCATCCGCGCGCTGTACGTCGCCCCGATGGTCGAGCTGCGCAAGAGCAAGGGCCTGACCGCCCCGCAGGCCGAGGCGCAGCTGGAGGACACGGTCGTGCTGGGCACCATGATGCTCGCGCTGGGTGAGGTGGACGGCCTCGTGTCGGGCGCGATCCACACGACCGCGAACACCGTGCGGCCCGCGCTGCAGCTCATCAAGACCGCGCCCGGCTCGAAACTCGTCAGTTCCGTGTTCTTCATGCTGATGCCCGAGCAGGTCCTCGTGTACGGCGACGCCGCCATCAACCCCAACCCGAACGCCGAGGAACTCGCCGACATCGCCATCCAGAGCGCCGACAGCGCCCGCGCGTTCGGCATCACCCCACGGGTCGCCATGCTGTCCTACTCCACCGGGGAGTCCGGCAGCGGCGAGGATGTCGAGAAGGTCAAGGCCGCCACCGCCCTGGTCCGCGAACGCCGCCCGGACCTCCTCGTGGACGGCCCCATGCAGTACGACGCCGCCAGTGTCCTGTCGGTCGGGCAGCAGAAAGCCCCCGGCAGTCCCGTCGCAGGCCGCGCCACCGTCTTCATCTTCCCCGACCTGAACACCGGCAACACCACCTACAAGGCCGTGCAGCGAGCCGCCGGGGTCGTCGCCGTCGGCCCCATGCTCCAGGGCCTGCGCAAACCCGTCAACGACCTCTCCCGCGGCGCCCTCGTGGACGACATCGTGTACACCATCGCCCTGACCGCCATCCAGGCCACGCAGGTCTCAGGGGCGGACAGTTGA
- a CDS encoding winged helix-turn-helix domain-containing protein yields the protein MPELTPAQLESLRVTDESAARALRQDTHLLGLFLSAASPSDVAARAGMPANLAHHHARRLAGLGLLFEQRREAGRVYYQLRARTFRVPSDLLPPQDPDGNGRGDLRDLTGRFLAAYGRCWAHMRDGEEDVFGFGNGEHPAQPLEDVTDPIPVPFRAHLDRLTLRLTPERYARLARDLSDVLTRASAEGHSETGEPCTLALLAFSDPAQPAGTLSLSRNLNTFLGLNPAP from the coding sequence ATGCCCGAACTCACCCCCGCCCAGCTGGAGAGCCTGCGCGTCACCGATGAATCCGCTGCCCGCGCCCTGCGGCAGGACACCCACCTGCTGGGCCTATTCCTGAGCGCCGCCTCGCCCAGTGACGTGGCGGCCCGCGCCGGGATGCCCGCGAACCTCGCGCATCACCACGCGCGGCGACTGGCGGGCCTGGGCCTGCTGTTCGAGCAGCGGCGCGAGGCCGGACGCGTGTACTACCAGCTGCGCGCCCGTACCTTTCGGGTGCCCAGCGACCTGCTGCCCCCACAGGACCCGGACGGAAACGGGCGGGGCGACCTGCGTGACCTCACGGGCCGGTTCCTGGCGGCGTACGGGCGCTGCTGGGCCCACATGCGCGACGGCGAGGAGGACGTGTTCGGCTTCGGGAACGGGGAGCATCCTGCCCAGCCTCTCGAGGACGTGACCGACCCCATCCCCGTACCCTTCCGCGCCCACCTGGACCGCCTGACGCTGCGCCTCACGCCGGAACGCTACGCGCGGCTGGCCCGCGACCTGAGTGACGTTCTGACCCGCGCCTCTGCCGAGGGCCACAGCGAGACGGGAGAACCCTGCACGCTGGCCCTCCTGGCCTTCAGCGATCCCGCGCAGCCCGCCGGAACCCTCTCGCTGTCCCGTAACCTCAACACCTTCCTGGGCCTGAATCCGGCGCCATGA